The nucleotide window GGTGGTTCCGATGTCGAGTCCGACGATGTAGCGCTCGTTCTTCGGCATGTCTAATCACTCTCCATGGCGGGAGGTTCCGCGGCGGGAAGGATGGATATTCTTCGGTTCCAGCGGAGATCGACCCGTCCCCCGGGTCCGACCTTCCGCGCGATCATCGGCTTCAAGGCGAGGTACGCATCGAGGTTGCGATCGACGTCGTCGGGATCGAGGAGGATCTCGGCGGTATCGTCGACGCGCGAGACGGCGACGCGGTCCGGCTGGGAGAGATCTAGCTCGGAGATTCCGCGCGCCCAAGCGGTCCGCGAACGGTGGAGGGTCATGAGGAGCCCGACGCCGCGCGCGAGCGCAGCTCCCAGCGCCTCGCCCTGAAAGCGGTCGAGCCCGGTCAGGAGCGGCAAGTCGTACGGGAAATCGGGGCCGACCGGACCCATGACGAACCCGCCGTCGTCGACGACGTAAACCATTCCCCGGAGGAGCGCGAGCGCGCCCGGCGTGCGCTCGGTGACGGAAACGCGCAGGACCCCCGGCAGGACCCGCTTCACCGTCGCCTCCTTGACCCAAGGATCCTTCGTCGCGGCCTTCGCGACTTCGTCGAGATCGAGCTCGACGAGGTTCCGGCCGACGTACGGCCGGAGGACGGCGCGCACCGAATCGGCGTTCGTGTGAAGGACGCCCTCGACATCGATCGTCTTCACCGAAAGCTCGGTCGAGGTCGCGAAGTGCCGAGCCACCGACGCTCCGAAGGCGACGAGGATCGCGCCGATGGCGAGGTTGGCCGCGAGGATTCCGGCCCACCGCAGGAGGACGCGCGTGCGCCGGGCCTTCCGGACGTGCCGGTTGACGCGGCGACGCCAGTAGCGGCGGTCGGGCTCGGGGAAGGTGCGGCCCTCTTCGATCAACGGGCCTCCTTCCTGCGGCGCAACGGTGTCGCCTCCGCCGCCTCGGCGAGGAGCGCATCGCCGACCTTCCAGACGTCTCCAGCGCCGAGCGTCAGCACGAGATCCCCGGGCTGGATCGCCGCGCGGACGATCTTCGGCACCTCGGCCAGGCGTTCGGCGAATGTCACGTCACGGTGGCCGCTCCGCGCGATCGCCTCCGCGACCGAGCGGCCGTCGACCCCTTCGATCGCCGGCTCGCCGGCCGCGTAGATCTCGGTGACGACGACGCGGTCGGCGAGCGCGAATGCGCGGCCGAACTCCTCGAGAAGCGCGCGCGTCCGGGTGTACCGGTGCGGCTGGAACACGACGACCGTGCGCGCACCGAAGCCGTCGCGCGCCGCCGCGAGCGTCGCCTCGATCTCGGTGGGATG belongs to Candidatus Polarisedimenticolaceae bacterium and includes:
- a CDS encoding FtsQ-type POTRA domain-containing protein, translating into MIEEGRTFPEPDRRYWRRRVNRHVRKARRTRVLLRWAGILAANLAIGAILVAFGASVARHFATSTELSVKTIDVEGVLHTNADSVRAVLRPYVGRNLVELDLDEVAKAATKDPWVKEATVKRVLPGVLRVSVTERTPGALALLRGMVYVVDDGGFVMGPVGPDFPYDLPLLTGLDRFQGEALGAALARGVGLLMTLHRSRTAWARGISELDLSQPDRVAVSRVDDTAEILLDPDDVDRNLDAYLALKPMIARKVGPGGRVDLRWNRRISILPAAEPPAMESD